In one window of Carassius auratus strain Wakin chromosome 28, ASM336829v1, whole genome shotgun sequence DNA:
- the LOC113047300 gene encoding uncharacterized protein LOC113047300: protein MVDENRFRRRIHEIRDRMNAQFHRLLNEDPPEEEQTALLDRFEMFRNASGGGPIRQRRCRVRTPRQITFKVSMLKSATICHCRSNRDFTPPCRVVVRRDLNEEQFKQALRVHFPDLPEDFELCKVNSQQQIVPLQLESFNPDQIHSRNALGRSALYIRPKVDPTSASLATGSGSHAAPTSASLATGSRSHAAPTSASLATGSRSHAAPTSASLATGSRSHAAPTSASLATGSGSHAAPTSASLATGSGSHAAPTSASLATGSGSHAAHTYTIPVEDFYIDSGSDIEEVLLASPVRNNSPILDRELPEILKDFCEDNLDFYSHITVIARRKNILKSACVALSRGYFEWHKTPNIEFVGEMAEDYGGPRREFFRLLMIELQSNLGIFEGKPGQLLFSYDQKALDENKFYTAGRLMAWSIIHNGPGIKCINKELFMLMCGQKPDLSTFDRTNFLENDLVEKLAKVVRCSTAEELTELKNSLGDWICDCGVPNIFTASVSDLTTVYGQLVTHYIYHRVASMIQQFTSGLNSCGRLWEVVVNNWRAFLPLFTTTRSPLTRHDIRDLFNIVWSSPGSNRRDLEEETVFQWECWLMLIQEEEVGISFEDVLVFVTAADSVPPLGFQQKCQVEFYDQEEPTRRIPYASTCALTLYLPRGVSEEEEFRELMLFAIKGSLGFGKV, encoded by the exons ATGGTGGATGAAAACCGATTCAGAAGAAGAATCCATGAGATAAGAGACCGAATGAATGCTCAGTTTCATCGACTTCTTAATGAAGACCCTCCAGAAGAGGAGCAGACAGCACTACTGGATAG gTTTGAGATGTTCCGTAATGCAAGCGGTGGTGGACCGATCCGTCAAAGAAGGTGCAGAGTGAGAACACCTAGACAAATAACTTTTAAAGTTTCAATGCTAAAAAGCGCCACCATTTGCCATTGTAGATCAAACAGGG atttcACTCCACCCTGCCGCGTTGTGGTGCGACGTGATCTGAATGAAGAACAATTCAAACAGGCACTAAGAGTTCATTTTCCTGATCTGCCAGAAGATTTTGAGCTATGCAAAGTCAACAGCCAACAACAGATAGTCCCATTGCAGTTGGAAAGTTTTAATCCTGATCAGATTCACTCAAGAAATGCATTGGGTAGATCAGCCCTGTATATTCGCCCGAAG GTTGACCCCACCTCTGCAAGCTTGGCCACAGGAAGCGGCAGCCATGCAGCCCCCACCTCTGCAAGCTTGGCCACAGGAAGCCGCAGCCATGCAGCCCCCACCTCTGCAAGCTTGGCCACAGGAAGCCGCAGCCATGCAGCCCCCACCTCTGCAAGCTTGGCCACAGGAAGCCGCAGCCATGCAGCCCCCACCTCTGCAAGCTTGGCCACAGGAAGCGGCAGCCATGCAGCCCCCACCTCTGCAAGCTTGGCCACAGGAAGCGGCAGCCATGCAGCCCCCACCTCTGCAAGCTTGGCCACAGGAAGCGGCAGCCATGCAGCCCACACCTACACAATCCCAGT GGAGGACTTCTATATAGACTCCGGATCCGACATTGAAGAAGTACTTCTGGCTTCTCCAGTCCGGAATAATAGTCCAATT cTTGACAGAGAACTACCAGAAATTCTTAAGGACTTTTGTGAGGACAACCTGGACTTCTATTCTCACATAACTGTCATAGCAAGacgtaaaaacattttaaagagtgCATGTGTGGCACTGTCGAGAGGGTACTTTGAGTGGCACAAAACTCCGAATATAGAGTTTGTTGGAGAAATGGCGGAAGACTATGGGGGTCCAAGAAGAGAATTTTTCAG actccTCATGATTGAGCTCCAAAGCAACCTTGGGATATTTGAGGGCAAACCTGGACAGTTGCTCTTCAGCTACGATCAGAAGGCTCTagatgaaaataaattttatacagCAGGAAGACTAATGGCCTGGTCAATAATTCACAATGGACCAGGCATTAAGTGCATAAACAAGGAGCTTTTTATGTTAATGTGTGGCCAGAAACCAGACCTCAGCACATTTGATCGTACAAATTTCCTGGAAAATGACCTTGTAGAAAAGCTGGCAAAG GTTGTCAGATGCAGCACTGCAGAGGAGCTGACAGAGCTAAAAAACTCCCTGGGGGACTGGATTTGTGACTGTGGGGTACCCAACATTTTCACAGCCTCAGTGAGTGATCTGACCACAGTTTATGGGCAGTTAGTAACTCACTACATCTAccacag AGTGGCTAGTATGATCCAGCAGTTTACTTCTGGGCTGAACTCCTGTGGCCGGTTGTGGGAGGTGGTGGTTAATAATTGGAGAGCTTTCCTCCCCCTGTTTACTACCACAAGAAGTCCACTGACAAGACATGACATCAGAGACCTCTTCAACATTGTCTGGAGTTCACCAGGGAGCAACAGGCGAGACCTTGAGGAGGAGACTGTCTTCCAGTGGGAGTGCTGGCTAATGTTGATTCaag aAGAAGAGGTGGGCATTTCTTTTGAGGATGTCCTAGTGTTTGTAACTGCAGCAGATTCTGTCCCTCCACTAGGCTTTCAGCAAAAGTGCCAAGTGGAATTTTATGACCAAGAGGAGCCTACCCGAAGAATTCCATATGCGTCAACCTGTGCCCTGACTCTCTACCTGCCAAGAGGTGTGTCAGAGGAAGAGGAATTCAGGGAATTAATGCTCTTTGCAATTAAAGGATCTCTCGGATTTGGAAAAGTATAA
- the LOC113047304 gene encoding uncharacterized protein LOC113047304, which translates to MDRRIFILRCQQTLNNCTRQLTEDSGVLQSTLVRLETMQRSIEWARGRLITAPEADELLQDLNEYIAEVQEHRQHGQQASSSYQAPLTCSGDRGAPHYSITREQLSFLRTCGFSLPSIAEILQVSLATIKRRMKRFHLNRSLTYSEITDVDLDAMITDIVDGNDQLGSEAVRAQLRAGGIRVQRHRVRRSLVRINPRAAALRAMSQRPHRRLYSVAGPNSLWHLDGNHKLIRWRIVIHGGIDGYSRLIVFLRASNNNRSSTVMSYFLNAVARYGVPSRVRTDHGGENQDVCVMMNIFRGSERGSAIRGRSVHNQRIERLWGDMWRGLTNVYYNLFHFLEAESILDIDNEMHIWALHFVYVPRINRRLSAFTQQWNNHGLRTEQHQTPMQIFVRGCLEQQGQRTTAMEEIFGRTAGPAN; encoded by the exons ATGGACAGGAGAATCTTTATTTTGCGTTGTCAGCAGACGCTGAACAATTGCACTCGACAGCTGACAGAAGATTCTGGTGTACTACAATCAACTTTAGTGAG gctagaAACAATGCAGAGAAGCATTGAATGGGCGAGAGGAAGGCTGATCACTGCACCAGAAGCAGACGAGTTACTCCAGGATCTCAATGAATATATAGCAGAGGTACAAGAGCATAGGCAGCATGGACAACAAG CCAGTTCCAGTTATCAGGCTCCACTTACCTGTAGTGGTGATCGAGGTGCACCCCATTACAGCATCACCAGAGAGCAACTTTCCTTTCTGAGGACGTGTGGTTTTAGTCTTCCTTCAATAGCAGAGATTCTGCAAGTGTCTCTGGCTACCATCAAACGCCGCATGAA GAGGTTCCATTTGAATCGCTCTCTGACGTATTCTGAAATAACCGATGTAGACCTCGATGCAATGATCACAGACATTGTGGATGGAAATGACCAGCTGGGATCGGAGGCTGTCAGGGCACAGTTACGGGCAGGTGGAATTCGTGTACAAAGACACAGAGTACGCAGGAGCTTGGTTCGAATTAACCCAAGGGCAGCAGCACTACGGGCCATGTCACAAAGACCACACAGAAGGTTGTACAGTGTTGCTGGTCCAAACTCCCTGTGGCACCTAGATGGCAACCACAAATTGATAAG ATGGAGAATTGTCATTCACGGTGGTATAGATGGCTACAGTCGTCTCATAGTCTTTCTCCGTGCCTCAAACAACAACCGCAGCAGCACTGtaatgagttactttttgaatgcTGTGGCCAGGTACGGAGTGCCTTCTAGGGTCAGAACAGACCATGGAGGAGAAAACCAAGATGTCTGTGTGATGATGAACATTTTCAGGGGCTCAGAGAGAGGCAGCGCAATAAGAGGCAGGAGCGTTCACAACCAAAGAATTGAGAGGCTCTGGGGTGACATGTGGCGGGGATTGACTAATGTATATTACAATCTCTTCCACTTCCTGGAGGCTGAAAGTATCTTGGACATAGACAATGAAATGCACATATGGGCTCTTCACTTTGTCTATGTGCCGAGGATCAACAGGCGTTTATCAGCCTTTACTCAACAGTGGAACAACCATGGGCTGAGAACAGAACAACACCAGACACCCATGCAGATATTTGTTCGAGGCTGCCTGGAACAACAAGGACAGCGAACCACTGCAATGGAAGAGATCTTTGGCAGAACAGCTGGGCCAGCAAATTAA